From the genome of Symphalangus syndactylus isolate Jambi chromosome 7, NHGRI_mSymSyn1-v2.1_pri, whole genome shotgun sequence, one region includes:
- the LOC129486186 gene encoding uncharacterized protein yields MEVTVTHDGSLDNQPIQNTDLDIRRPRVQILPCSLSAGKLWSIYLASLSRFSLLRNEDTQAATSQNDSHPRLSKPPDRRQRSPTAQRHFLKTWGAQRQKQPIHPGAVPYAAGSQHPEPPGKTEATWFNIAFHRRGNNHRKKGLVRSGTWDPQAVSLILMGIQRRREPLVGHKGKERGTNSKGQADSRATEEMEANTFPWSEAAPQPFSLQQFLLQKHGTTSHLVLVSKARGDAIFAAIILACILEWKWPWWKWSSTPLVQAQAL; encoded by the exons ATGGAAGTGACTGTGACCCACGACGGGAGCCTTGACAACCAGCCAATTCAGAACACAGACCTTGACATCAGAAGGCCCcgagttcaaatcctgccttGCTCCCTTTCAGCTGGAAAGCTTTGGTCAATTTACTTAGCCTCTCTAAGCCGGTTTTCCCTTCTGCGAAATGAGGATACACAAGCTGCCACCTCACAGAATGACT CTCACCCACGCCTCTCCAAGCCTCCCGACAGAAGACAGAGGTCCCCCACAGCCCAGAGACATTTCCTGAAGACATGGGGAGCACAGAGGCAGAAACAGCCCATCCACCCAGGAGCTGTCCCCTACGCTGCCGGGAGCCAGCACCCAGAGCCGCCAGGTAAAACTGAGGCCACCTGGTTCAACATCGCCTTTCACAGAAGGGGAAACAACCACAGAAAGAAGGGCCTGGTAAGAAGTGGAACCTGGGACCCGCAAGCAGTGTCTCTCATCCTGATGGGGATCCAGAGGAGGAGGGAGCCTTTGGTGGG ACACAAAGGAAAAGAACGAGGCACCAACAGCAAGGGACAAGCAGATTCAAGGGCCACAGAGGAGATGGAGGCAAACACCTTCCCCTGGTCAGAGGCTGCACCTCAGCCCTTCTCCCTGCAACAGTTTCTCCTTCAGAAGCATGGGACTACCTCCCATCTAGTTCTCGTTTCTAAAGCCAGGGGAGATGCTATCTTTGCTGCAATAATCCTAGCCTGCATCTTGGAATGGAAATGGCCTTGGTGGAAATGGTCTTCAACTCCCCTGGTCCAAGCTCAGGCCCTGTGA